The following coding sequences are from one Streptomyces sp. V3I7 window:
- a CDS encoding DUF397 domain-containing protein, with protein MRRADHRASFSDGSEGSTCVEVAATPTTLHLRESDIPDTRLTTTPSAVAQLLAGIRSGALGS; from the coding sequence ATGCGACGAGCTGACCATCGGGCCTCCTTCTCCGACGGCAGCGAGGGCAGCACCTGCGTTGAAGTCGCAGCCACCCCCACCACCCTCCACCTCCGCGAGAGCGACATCCCGGACACTCGCCTCACCACCACCCCCTCCGCCGTCGCCCAACTGCTCGCAGGCATACGCTCCGGCGCCCTCGGCAGCTGA